In one window of Onychomys torridus chromosome 7, mOncTor1.1, whole genome shotgun sequence DNA:
- the Stra6 gene encoding receptor for retinol uptake STRA6 isoform X1, producing MCMVSSHPSWGLSKNYGVFPAPRLKRKKSWSMASQAAEDGNQTSSGMTDDYSSWYIEEPLGPEEVQPEGVKPPCQPSVPPALHHACLASLSLLALLLLALLVKRRRLWTRCGHCRPGLPSPVDFLAGDRSWTVPTAVFVVFFSNLCLLLPNEDPLPFLSLKTASSPDGETETSRGSWKLLALLYYPVLYYPLAACATAGHQTAYLLGTVLSWAHLGVQIWQRAECPQDPKIYKYYSLLASLPMLLGLGFLSLWYPVQLVQSIRYQTGAGSQGLQTSYSEKYLRTLLCPKKLDSRSHPIFKHNLLSRAWACFQHSIYTPQPGFCLPLKLVISAALTGTATYQVALFLLVSVVPTVQKVRAGITTDVSYLLAGFGIVLSEDRQEVVELVKHHLWAVEACYISALVLSCSLTFLLLLRSLGTHRANLQALHRGAALDLGPPLQSSRPSRQAIVCWMSFSAHQTASSCLGLLVQQVIFFLGTTILAFLVLMPLLHGRNLLLLRSLESTWPFWLTLALAVILQNIAARWVFLETHHGSPELTNQRMLCMATFLLFPINTLVGAIVALWRVLLSTLYNTVHLGQMDLSLLPPRAATLDPSYHTYRNFLRIEASQSHPVVLAFCTLLLHAPSPQPRPPLAPQDSVRPAEEEEGMQLLQTKDPMAKGTGPKGSQSRARWGLAYTLLHNPSLQALRKAALSGAKTNGTQP from the exons ATGTGCATGGTCAGCAGCCATCCATCTTGGGGGCTCAGCAAGAATTATGGTGTGTTCCCAGCACCGAGGCTGAAAAG GAAGAAAAGTTGGAGCATGGCGTCCCAGGCAGCAGAGGATGGGAACCAGACCTCCTCCGGGATGACAGATGATTACAGCAGCTGGTACATTGAGGAGCCTCTAGGGCCTGAGGAGGTGCAGCCAGAGGG GGTGAAGCCGCCCTGCCAGCCCAGTGTACCACCTGCcctgcaccatgcctgcctggcctCCCTGTCA ctcctggctctgctcctgctGGCCTTGCTGGTGAAGCGTCGCAGGCTTTGGACACGCTGTGGTCACTGCAGGCCCGGACTGCCCAG CCCTGTGGATTTCTTGGCTGGGGACCGGTCCTGGACGGTGCCCACTGCCGTCTTTGTGGTCTTCTTCAGCAATCTGTGCCTGTTGCTCCCCAATGAGGACCCGCTGCCTTTCCTGAGCCTCAAGACAGCATCCAGCCCAG ATGGGGAGACGGAGACATCAAGAG GGTCCTGGAAGCTACTGGCCCTGCTCTACTATCCAGTCCTTTATTACCCTCTGGCAGCCTGTGCTACGGCAGGGCACCAAACTGCATACTTACTGGGTACTGTGCTATCCTGGGCCCACTTGGGAGTTCAGATCTGGCAGAGAGCTGAGTGTCCTCAGGACCCCAAG atcTACAAGTACTACTCCTTGCTGGCCTCCTTGCCTATGCTTCTGGGCCTCGGGTTCCTGAGTCTTTGGTACCCAGTGCAGCTGGTGCAGAGTATCCGTTACCAGACCGGAGCAGGCTCCCAG GGGCTGCAGACCAGCTACTCCGAGAAGTATTTGAGGACCCTCCTCTGCCCGAAGAAGCTGGACAGTCG CTCCCACCCCATCTTCAAGCACAATCTCCTGTCTCGGGCCTGGGCCTGCTTCCAACACTCCATCTACACTCCACAGCCAG GATTCTGCCTGCCCTTGAAGCTGGTGATCTCAGCCGCTCTGACAGGAACAGCCACTTACCAG GTGGCCCTGTTCCTGCTGGTGAGCGTAGTGCCTACTGTGCAGAAGGTAAGGGCAGGGATCACCACAGATGTCTCCTACCTTCTGGCTGGCTTTGGGATCGTGCTCTCCGAGGACCGGCAGGAGGTGGTAGAGCTGGTGAAACATCACCTATGGGCTGTAGAAG CATGCTACATCTCGGCTCTGGTCTTGTCCTGCTCATTaaccttcctgctcctgctccgtTCCCTGGGGACTCACAG GGCCAATCTGCAAGCACTGCACCGAGGAGCTGCCCTGGACCTGGGTCCCCCACTTCAGAGTTCTCGTCCCTCTCGCCAAGCCATAGTCTGCTGGATGAGTTTCAGTGCCCATCAGACAGCCTCCAGCTGCCTTG GGCTCCTGGTGCAGCAGGTCATCTTTTTCTTGGGGACCACCATCCTGGCCTTCCTGGTGCTCATGCCTTTACTCCATGGCAGGAACCTCCTGCTCCtcagatccctggaatccacGTG GCCCTTCTGGCTGACTTTGGCCTTGGCTGTAATCTTGCAGAACATAGCAGCCCGCTGGGTCTTCCTGGAGACTCACCATGGTTCCCCAGAGCTGACCAACCA GCGCATGCTCTGCATGGccactttccttctcttcccgATCAACACGCTGGTGGGAGCTATAGTGGCCCTGTGGCGGGTGCTTCTTTCTACCCTCTACAACACTGTTCACCTTGGCCAGATGGACCTCAGCCTGCTGCCACCCAGAGCAGCAACCCTGGATCCAA GCTATCACACATACCGAAACTTCCTGAGGATTGAGGCCAGCCAGTCCCATCCAGTAGTCCTAGCCTTCTGCACCCTGCTCCTTCATGCGCCAAGTCCTCAGCCCCGGCCCCCACTGGCCCCTCAGGACAGCGTCAGAccagcagaggaagaagaag gaatgCAATTGTTACAGACCAAGGACCCGATGGCCAAGGGAACAGGACCTAAAGGCAGCCAGAGCAGGGCCCGCTGGGGCCTGGCCTATACGCTGCTACACAACCCAAGCCTGCAGGCCTTGCGGAAGGCAGCCCTGAGTGGTGCCAAGACCAATGGCACCCAGCCCTGA
- the Islr gene encoding immunoglobulin superfamily containing leucine-rich repeat protein, with protein sequence MQALCLLCWAVLLNLVQACPESCDCGEKYGFQIADCAYRDLEVVPPGFPANVTTLSLSANRLPGLPKGAFREVPLLQSLWLAHNEIRSVAAGALAALSQLKSLDLSHNLISEFAWSDLHNLSALQLLKMDSNELAFIPQDAFQSLHALRSLQLNHNRLHTLAEGTFAPLTALSHLQINDNPFDCTCGIVWFKTWALATAMSIPEQDNIACTSPHVLKGTPLSRLPPLPCSAPSVQLSYQPSQDGAELRPGFVLVLHCDVDGQPAPQLHWHIHTNGGTVEITSPNVGTNGRALPGTLITNGRPRFQAFANGSLLIPDFGKPEEGTYTCLATNELGSAESSVNVALATPGDGGEGALGRRFHGKAVEGKGCYMVDNEVQPSGPEDNVVIIYLSRAGAPEAAIAAEGKPVQQLSGLLLLSQSLLVLFLACF encoded by the coding sequence ATGCAGGCACTGTGCCTGCTTTGCTGGGCTGTTCTCCTGAACCTGGTGCAAGCTTGTCCGGAGTCCTGTGACTGTGGGGAGAAGTATGGTTTCCAGATTGCAGACTGTGCCTATCGTGACCTAGAAGTGGTACCACCGGGCTTCCCAGCCAATGTGACCACACTAAGCCTTTCAGCCAACAGGCTGCCAGGCCTGCCCAAGGGAGCTTTCAGGGAGGTCCCCCTACTGCAGTCGCTGTGGCTTGCACACAATGAGATCCGCTCGGTGGCTGCTGGTGCCCTGGCCGCCCTGAGCCAGCTCAAGAGTTTGGACCTCAGCCACAACCTCATCTCTGAGTTTGCCTGGAGCGACCTACACAACCTTAGCGCTCTGCAGTTGCTCAAGATGGACAGCAATGAGCTGGCCTTCATCCCTCAGGATGCCTTCCAAAGCCTCCATGCCCTACGTTCTCTGCAGCTCAATCACAACCGCCTGCACACGTTGGCCGAGGGCACCTTTGCGCCACTCACGGCGCTGTCCCACTTGCAGATCAATGACAACCCTTTTGACTGCACCTGCGGCATTGTGTGGTTCAAGACATGGGCCCTGGCCACAGCAATGTCTATCCCAGAACAGGACAACATTGCCTGTACTTCACCACATGTGCTGAAGGGCACCCCACTGAGCCGCCTGCCACCCCTTCCCTGCTCAGCACCCTCAGTGCAACTAAGCTACCAGCCCAGCCAGGATGGAGCTGAGCTGCGGCCTGGCTTTGTGTTGGTGCTCCACTGTGATGTGGATGGACAGCCAGCCCCCCAGCTTCACTGGCATATCCACACCAATGGTGGCACAGTGGAGATTACCAGTCCTAATGTAGGCACTAATGGACGTGCCCTACCTGGTACCCTTATAACCAATGGGCGGCCACGCTTCCAGGCCTTTGCCAATGGTAGTCTGCTTATCCCTGATTTTGgcaagccagaggagggcacctaTACCTGTCTGGCCACCAATGAGCTAGGCAGTGCCGAGAGCTCTGTGAATGTGGCATTGGCCACTCCAGGTGATGGGGGAGAGGGTGCATTGGGGCGCAGGTTCCACGGCAAAGCAGTGGAGGGTAAGGGTTGCTACATGGTTGACAACGAGGTACAGCCATCTGGACCCGAAGACAATGTGGTTATCATTTACCTCAGCCGTGCTGGGGCCCCGGAGGCTGCAATAGCAGCTGAAGGGAAGCCTGTACAGCAGCTCTCGGGCCTGCTTCTGCTAAGCCAAAGCTTGCTTGTTCTCTTCCTTGCCTGCTTCTAA
- the Stra6 gene encoding receptor for retinol uptake STRA6 isoform X2, whose product MASQAAEDGNQTSSGMTDDYSSWYIEEPLGPEEVQPEGVKPPCQPSVPPALHHACLASLSLLALLLLALLVKRRRLWTRCGHCRPGLPSPVDFLAGDRSWTVPTAVFVVFFSNLCLLLPNEDPLPFLSLKTASSPDGETETSRGSWKLLALLYYPVLYYPLAACATAGHQTAYLLGTVLSWAHLGVQIWQRAECPQDPKIYKYYSLLASLPMLLGLGFLSLWYPVQLVQSIRYQTGAGSQGLQTSYSEKYLRTLLCPKKLDSRSHPIFKHNLLSRAWACFQHSIYTPQPGFCLPLKLVISAALTGTATYQVALFLLVSVVPTVQKVRAGITTDVSYLLAGFGIVLSEDRQEVVELVKHHLWAVEACYISALVLSCSLTFLLLLRSLGTHRANLQALHRGAALDLGPPLQSSRPSRQAIVCWMSFSAHQTASSCLGLLVQQVIFFLGTTILAFLVLMPLLHGRNLLLLRSLESTWPFWLTLALAVILQNIAARWVFLETHHGSPELTNQRMLCMATFLLFPINTLVGAIVALWRVLLSTLYNTVHLGQMDLSLLPPRAATLDPSYHTYRNFLRIEASQSHPVVLAFCTLLLHAPSPQPRPPLAPQDSVRPAEEEEGMQLLQTKDPMAKGTGPKGSQSRARWGLAYTLLHNPSLQALRKAALSGAKTNGTQP is encoded by the exons ATGGCGTCCCAGGCAGCAGAGGATGGGAACCAGACCTCCTCCGGGATGACAGATGATTACAGCAGCTGGTACATTGAGGAGCCTCTAGGGCCTGAGGAGGTGCAGCCAGAGGG GGTGAAGCCGCCCTGCCAGCCCAGTGTACCACCTGCcctgcaccatgcctgcctggcctCCCTGTCA ctcctggctctgctcctgctGGCCTTGCTGGTGAAGCGTCGCAGGCTTTGGACACGCTGTGGTCACTGCAGGCCCGGACTGCCCAG CCCTGTGGATTTCTTGGCTGGGGACCGGTCCTGGACGGTGCCCACTGCCGTCTTTGTGGTCTTCTTCAGCAATCTGTGCCTGTTGCTCCCCAATGAGGACCCGCTGCCTTTCCTGAGCCTCAAGACAGCATCCAGCCCAG ATGGGGAGACGGAGACATCAAGAG GGTCCTGGAAGCTACTGGCCCTGCTCTACTATCCAGTCCTTTATTACCCTCTGGCAGCCTGTGCTACGGCAGGGCACCAAACTGCATACTTACTGGGTACTGTGCTATCCTGGGCCCACTTGGGAGTTCAGATCTGGCAGAGAGCTGAGTGTCCTCAGGACCCCAAG atcTACAAGTACTACTCCTTGCTGGCCTCCTTGCCTATGCTTCTGGGCCTCGGGTTCCTGAGTCTTTGGTACCCAGTGCAGCTGGTGCAGAGTATCCGTTACCAGACCGGAGCAGGCTCCCAG GGGCTGCAGACCAGCTACTCCGAGAAGTATTTGAGGACCCTCCTCTGCCCGAAGAAGCTGGACAGTCG CTCCCACCCCATCTTCAAGCACAATCTCCTGTCTCGGGCCTGGGCCTGCTTCCAACACTCCATCTACACTCCACAGCCAG GATTCTGCCTGCCCTTGAAGCTGGTGATCTCAGCCGCTCTGACAGGAACAGCCACTTACCAG GTGGCCCTGTTCCTGCTGGTGAGCGTAGTGCCTACTGTGCAGAAGGTAAGGGCAGGGATCACCACAGATGTCTCCTACCTTCTGGCTGGCTTTGGGATCGTGCTCTCCGAGGACCGGCAGGAGGTGGTAGAGCTGGTGAAACATCACCTATGGGCTGTAGAAG CATGCTACATCTCGGCTCTGGTCTTGTCCTGCTCATTaaccttcctgctcctgctccgtTCCCTGGGGACTCACAG GGCCAATCTGCAAGCACTGCACCGAGGAGCTGCCCTGGACCTGGGTCCCCCACTTCAGAGTTCTCGTCCCTCTCGCCAAGCCATAGTCTGCTGGATGAGTTTCAGTGCCCATCAGACAGCCTCCAGCTGCCTTG GGCTCCTGGTGCAGCAGGTCATCTTTTTCTTGGGGACCACCATCCTGGCCTTCCTGGTGCTCATGCCTTTACTCCATGGCAGGAACCTCCTGCTCCtcagatccctggaatccacGTG GCCCTTCTGGCTGACTTTGGCCTTGGCTGTAATCTTGCAGAACATAGCAGCCCGCTGGGTCTTCCTGGAGACTCACCATGGTTCCCCAGAGCTGACCAACCA GCGCATGCTCTGCATGGccactttccttctcttcccgATCAACACGCTGGTGGGAGCTATAGTGGCCCTGTGGCGGGTGCTTCTTTCTACCCTCTACAACACTGTTCACCTTGGCCAGATGGACCTCAGCCTGCTGCCACCCAGAGCAGCAACCCTGGATCCAA GCTATCACACATACCGAAACTTCCTGAGGATTGAGGCCAGCCAGTCCCATCCAGTAGTCCTAGCCTTCTGCACCCTGCTCCTTCATGCGCCAAGTCCTCAGCCCCGGCCCCCACTGGCCCCTCAGGACAGCGTCAGAccagcagaggaagaagaag gaatgCAATTGTTACAGACCAAGGACCCGATGGCCAAGGGAACAGGACCTAAAGGCAGCCAGAGCAGGGCCCGCTGGGGCCTGGCCTATACGCTGCTACACAACCCAAGCCTGCAGGCCTTGCGGAAGGCAGCCCTGAGTGGTGCCAAGACCAATGGCACCCAGCCCTGA